In Caballeronia insecticola, one DNA window encodes the following:
- a CDS encoding aminotransferase-like domain-containing protein, which translates to MKLYEKFADEIEEAVRRGVFAPGERVASVRQASQRYGVSIKTVLHAYAVLESRGILETRPQSGYFVRAQPRAGVVQAEPKRARRAIAVASEVDVSGLVLSTLRSIRAHDAVPFGSPYPDPELFPWRRINQYANAIARRRASWNLIDDLPPGNPELIRQIARRYAENGVAVDPEEIVITVGATEAINLSLQAVAKPGDTVAVESPTYYAMLHAIERLGMRAIEVPTHPVDGIDIDALAQVIASRTIAACMVMPNFQNPLGFQMPDERKRQLVELLGAHDIPVIENDVYHELYYGDARPSTLKNFDTKGLVLHCASFSKSLTASYRIGWAMPGRYRAQVEKLKFLNTLTTPSVPQIAIADYLRQDGYDRHLRRVRKLYRQQARIMSAMVERFFPAGTRISAPQGGYVLWVELPPGVDSMRLYRAALECGITIGPGYMFSTRNVFSHYIRLNYSYPWTPASEAAVQRLGELAAEIGARAQKEKGERT; encoded by the coding sequence TTGAAGCTCTACGAAAAGTTCGCCGATGAAATCGAGGAAGCCGTGCGCCGTGGGGTATTCGCGCCGGGCGAGCGCGTCGCGTCCGTGCGGCAGGCGAGCCAGCGATACGGCGTGAGCATCAAAACGGTGCTGCACGCGTATGCGGTGCTGGAAAGCCGCGGCATTCTGGAAACGCGTCCGCAGTCCGGCTACTTCGTGCGCGCACAGCCGCGCGCGGGCGTCGTACAGGCCGAGCCGAAGCGCGCGCGGCGGGCCATCGCGGTGGCGTCGGAAGTCGATGTGAGCGGGCTCGTGCTCTCGACCTTGCGCAGCATCCGCGCGCACGACGCCGTGCCGTTCGGCTCGCCGTATCCCGATCCCGAACTGTTCCCGTGGCGGCGCATCAACCAGTATGCGAACGCCATCGCGCGGCGGCGTGCAAGCTGGAATCTCATCGACGATCTGCCGCCGGGCAATCCCGAACTAATCCGCCAGATCGCGCGGCGTTATGCGGAGAACGGCGTGGCGGTGGATCCGGAGGAGATCGTGATCACCGTCGGCGCGACCGAGGCGATCAACCTGAGCCTGCAGGCGGTCGCGAAACCGGGCGACACGGTGGCCGTCGAATCGCCGACGTATTACGCGATGCTCCACGCGATCGAGCGTCTCGGCATGCGCGCGATCGAAGTGCCGACGCATCCCGTCGACGGCATCGACATCGACGCCTTGGCGCAGGTCATCGCGAGCAGGACGATCGCCGCGTGCATGGTGATGCCGAACTTCCAGAATCCGCTCGGCTTTCAGATGCCGGACGAACGCAAGCGGCAACTTGTCGAATTGCTCGGCGCGCACGACATTCCGGTAATCGAGAACGATGTCTATCACGAGTTGTATTACGGCGACGCGCGCCCGTCGACGCTCAAGAACTTCGACACCAAAGGGCTCGTGCTGCATTGCGCGTCGTTCTCGAAGAGTCTGACGGCGTCGTACCGCATCGGCTGGGCGATGCCGGGGCGCTATCGGGCGCAGGTCGAGAAGCTCAAGTTCCTCAACACGCTGACGACGCCGTCCGTGCCGCAGATCGCCATCGCCGATTATCTGCGGCAGGACGGCTACGACCGGCATTTGCGGCGCGTGCGCAAGCTGTACCGGCAGCAGGCGCGCATCATGAGCGCGATGGTCGAGCGCTTCTTTCCGGCGGGCACGCGCATTTCGGCGCCGCAGGGCGGCTACGTGCTGTGGGTGGAACTGCCGCCGGGCGTCGATTCGATGCGGCTGTATCGTGCCGCGCTCGAATGCGGCATTACCATCGGGCCGGGCTACATGTTCTCGACGCGCAACGTCTTCAGCCATTACATTCGCCTCAACTACAGTTATCCGTGGACGCCCGCGAGCGAGGCGGCGGTGCAGCGGCTCGGCGAACTCGCCGCCGAGATCGGCGCGCGGGCGCAGAAAGAGAAAGGAGAACGCACATGA
- a CDS encoding MGH1-like glycoside hydrolase domain-containing protein, with amino-acid sequence MPKSRPVNQIDTVEGSRLHTTDCPRWQRWGPYLSERQWGTVREDYSEFGTAWEYFPHDHARSRAYRWGEDGLAGFGDTSLNWCVSLALWNGCDPIIKERLFGLTNEEGNHGEDVKELYFYVDGTPTHSYMRMLYKYPHAAFPYADLVDENARRSADLPEYEVLDTGVFDDERYFDVTVEYAKHTPDDILMRVTIENRGDVAAALDVLPQMWARNTWSWKPTPVKPSLKLETVEGEGTYVLAEQSGHEPMVVTAWTAHSGGIEWLFCENETNVRRLFRMEAEGPFKDGFNDYILNADESAIRRDQGTRCAAHVRLELDAHGTAVVYLRWRPESAPDEVPLDADALFARRLAEADEFYGALQHDIADADQRLVQRQALAGMLWSKQYYQFDVTRWLDGDPLQPKPPKQRRSGRNADWRHLCNADIVSMPDKWEYPWYASWDLAFHAAAFALIDPEFAKRQLLLLVKDRYQHPNGQLPAYEWAFGDANPPVHAWATWRVYEIDRAITGRGDRDFLELVFHKLLLNFSWWVNRKDADGKNIFQGGFLGLDNIGIFDRSSPLPTGGHIDQADGTAWMAAYALDLMRIALELAYANKVFIDIAVKFFEHFLYIAEAVSCEDNCETGLWDMEDEFFYDKLRLPDGTNVPMRIRSIVGLIPLFAVHVLEPGVNRSLPGLRDRMHWFLEHRPDLARLVSRWNVAGQGNSVLLSLLRGHRMKALLRRMLDETEFLSDHGVRALSRVHLDNPFVFYHNSESFSIQYLPGESNSGVFGGNSNWRGPVWMPVNFLLIESIREFHRYYGDDFRVEYPTGSGQKFSLAQIADELARRVTTLFLLDKNGERPVMGAYPQLQADPRSRDLVLFHEYFHGDNGRGVGASHQTGWSGLVALLLQPHATGPSGVVPLAGEADAEIQEFAGAK; translated from the coding sequence ATGCCGAAATCGCGCCCCGTCAATCAGATCGACACCGTCGAGGGCTCCCGGCTGCACACGACCGACTGCCCGCGCTGGCAGCGCTGGGGTCCGTATCTGAGCGAACGCCAGTGGGGCACGGTGCGCGAGGACTACAGCGAGTTCGGCACCGCCTGGGAATACTTCCCGCACGATCATGCACGCAGCCGCGCGTATCGCTGGGGCGAGGACGGCCTGGCCGGTTTCGGCGACACGAGCCTCAACTGGTGCGTGTCGCTCGCGCTGTGGAACGGCTGCGATCCGATCATCAAGGAACGCCTCTTCGGTCTGACGAACGAGGAAGGCAATCACGGCGAGGACGTGAAGGAACTGTACTTCTACGTCGACGGCACGCCGACCCATTCCTACATGCGCATGCTCTACAAGTATCCGCATGCGGCGTTTCCGTACGCCGATCTCGTCGATGAAAATGCGCGCCGCAGCGCCGATCTGCCCGAGTACGAAGTGCTCGACACCGGCGTCTTCGACGACGAGCGCTATTTCGACGTCACGGTGGAATACGCGAAGCACACACCCGACGACATCCTGATGCGCGTCACGATCGAGAACCGCGGCGACGTGGCGGCCGCCCTCGACGTGCTGCCGCAGATGTGGGCGCGCAATACCTGGTCGTGGAAGCCGACGCCCGTGAAGCCGTCGCTGAAACTGGAAACGGTCGAGGGCGAGGGCACCTACGTGCTGGCCGAGCAAAGCGGCCACGAACCGATGGTGGTCACCGCATGGACGGCGCATTCGGGCGGCATCGAATGGCTGTTCTGCGAAAACGAGACCAACGTGCGGCGTCTGTTTCGCATGGAAGCCGAGGGTCCGTTCAAGGACGGCTTCAACGATTACATCCTGAATGCCGACGAAAGCGCGATTCGCCGCGATCAGGGCACGCGCTGCGCCGCGCATGTGCGGCTCGAACTCGACGCACACGGCACGGCCGTGGTGTACTTGCGCTGGCGTCCGGAATCCGCGCCGGACGAAGTGCCGCTCGATGCCGACGCCCTGTTCGCGCGCCGCCTGGCCGAAGCCGACGAGTTCTACGGCGCGCTGCAACACGATATCGCCGATGCCGATCAGCGGCTCGTGCAGCGTCAGGCGCTCGCGGGCATGCTGTGGTCGAAGCAGTACTACCAGTTCGATGTCACGCGCTGGCTCGACGGCGATCCGCTCCAGCCGAAGCCGCCGAAGCAGCGGCGTTCGGGGCGCAACGCCGACTGGCGGCATCTGTGCAATGCGGACATCGTATCGATGCCGGACAAGTGGGAATATCCGTGGTACGCGTCGTGGGATCTGGCGTTTCACGCGGCCGCGTTCGCGCTGATCGACCCCGAGTTCGCCAAGCGCCAGTTGCTGCTGCTCGTGAAAGACCGCTATCAGCATCCCAACGGCCAGTTGCCCGCCTACGAATGGGCTTTCGGCGACGCCAATCCGCCCGTACACGCCTGGGCGACGTGGCGTGTCTACGAAATCGACCGCGCGATCACCGGACGCGGCGACCGCGACTTCCTCGAACTCGTGTTCCACAAGCTACTGCTGAATTTCTCGTGGTGGGTCAACCGCAAGGACGCCGACGGCAAGAACATCTTCCAGGGCGGCTTTCTCGGGCTCGACAACATCGGTATCTTCGATCGTTCGTCGCCGCTGCCGACGGGCGGCCACATCGATCAGGCCGACGGCACCGCATGGATGGCCGCGTATGCGCTCGACCTGATGCGCATCGCGCTCGAACTGGCGTATGCGAACAAGGTGTTCATCGACATCGCGGTGAAGTTCTTCGAGCACTTCTTGTACATCGCCGAGGCGGTGAGTTGCGAGGACAACTGCGAGACCGGCCTGTGGGATATGGAGGACGAATTCTTCTATGACAAGCTGCGCCTGCCGGACGGAACCAACGTGCCGATGCGTATCCGCTCGATCGTCGGGCTGATTCCGCTCTTCGCCGTGCACGTGCTGGAGCCGGGCGTGAACCGCTCGCTGCCCGGCCTGCGCGACCGCATGCACTGGTTCCTCGAACATCGCCCGGATCTGGCGCGGCTGGTGTCGCGCTGGAATGTGGCGGGGCAGGGCAACAGCGTGCTGCTGTCACTGTTGCGCGGACATCGCATGAAGGCGCTGCTCAGGCGCATGCTCGACGAAACCGAATTTCTCTCCGATCACGGCGTGCGCGCGCTCTCGCGTGTGCATCTCGACAATCCGTTCGTCTTCTATCACAACAGCGAGAGCTTCAGCATCCAGTACTTGCCGGGCGAGTCGAATTCGGGCGTGTTCGGCGGCAATTCGAACTGGCGCGGGCCCGTGTGGATGCCGGTCAACTTTCTGCTGATCGAATCGATACGCGAGTTTCATCGCTATTACGGCGATGATTTTCGCGTCGAATATCCGACCGGATCGGGCCAGAAGTTTTCGCTCGCGCAGATCGCGGACGAACTTGCGCGCCGCGTGACGACGCTCTTTCTGCTCGACAAGAACGGTGAGCGTCCCGTGATGGGCGCGTATCCGCAACTACAGGCCGATCCGCGCTCGCGCGATCTCGTGCTGTTCCACGAATATTTTCACGGCGACAACGGGCGCGGCGTGGGCGCGTCGCATCAAACGGGCTGGAGCGGGCTCGTCGCGCTGCTGTTGCAGCCGCATGCGACGGGACCCTCGGGCGTGGTGCCGCTCGCCGGCGAAGCCGATGCCGAGATCCAGGAATTTGCTGGCGCCAAATAG
- a CDS encoding winged helix-turn-helix domain-containing protein codes for MSDDIDPALVAVLAQLWRARGETPGRAWSLAKLAKQADLPMSTLRRQLTGLEDAGLVEVQISEEGTGSAWLTEQGVTLCEAVFGSA; via the coding sequence ATGAGCGATGACATCGATCCGGCGCTCGTCGCCGTGCTGGCGCAACTCTGGCGGGCGCGCGGCGAGACGCCGGGGCGCGCGTGGTCGCTGGCGAAGCTCGCCAAGCAGGCCGACTTGCCGATGAGCACGCTGCGACGGCAGTTGACCGGGCTTGAGGACGCGGGGCTCGTCGAAGTGCAAATCAGCGAGGAAGGGACGGGAAGCGCGTGGCTCACCGAGCAGGGCGTGACGCTGTGCGAGGCGGTGTTCGGATCGGCGTGA
- a CDS encoding FdhF/YdeP family oxidoreductase, giving the protein MKKPEPRIEPYTHPAAGWGALKQVAINLVKEKVAGGNYRTLFKQNQPDGFDCPGCAWPDREHGSTFEFCENGVKAVAAEATSKRVTPAFFEAHTVTSLMAQTDYELEQHGRLTDPLVYDAARDRYVPIAWDAAFELIAAHLNKLDNPDRAAFYTSGRASNEAAFLYQLFVRMYGTNNFPDCSNMCHEATSRGLPHTVGIGKGTVTLDDFEHADTILLFGQNPATNHPRMLGELRDCAKRGATIVSINPLKERGLERFASPQHTLDMLSPKGVKISSVFIRPKVGGDFALLKGVAKRVIELDDEARANGGERVLDVEFIAQHTIDFDAFADDLRAESWDAIVEESGVPIDDVLKLADIYARGRAVISTWGMGLTQHKNSVPTIQLLSNLMMMRGNIGRRGAGLCPVRGHSNVQGDRTVGIEEKPTPEFLDRLGAAYDFEPPREHGYDVVETIHAMLEGKVKVFIGLGGNFSIATPDTPRTWDAMRSCDLTVHITTKLNRSHLVHGRDALILPTLGRTEIDMQNGISQGVSVEDSMSMVHISYGMNKPASPNLLSEVAIVARMAQATLGSSKVDWLAHANDYSLIRDGIEKVLDGFENYNERLKHPGGFHLGVASRDRVWKTPSGKARFIVHEIARDTPIHRARALHGDRLMTLMTTRSHDQYNTTIYGLDDRYRGVYGQRHVLFANREDIDMLGFEPGDVVDITSVWDDGVERRVNGFTLVEYDIPRGCLGAYYPETNPLVPLSSVADGAGTPTSKSIPVLLTSAAQAIAA; this is encoded by the coding sequence ATGAAGAAGCCCGAACCGCGCATCGAACCGTACACGCATCCCGCCGCCGGATGGGGCGCGCTGAAGCAGGTCGCCATCAATCTCGTCAAGGAGAAAGTGGCGGGCGGGAATTACCGGACACTCTTCAAGCAGAATCAGCCCGACGGCTTCGATTGCCCCGGCTGCGCATGGCCGGACCGCGAGCACGGCTCGACCTTCGAGTTCTGCGAAAACGGCGTGAAGGCCGTCGCCGCCGAAGCGACCAGCAAGCGCGTCACGCCTGCGTTCTTCGAAGCGCATACCGTGACGTCGCTGATGGCGCAGACGGACTACGAACTGGAGCAGCACGGCCGCCTGACCGACCCGCTCGTCTATGACGCCGCGCGCGACCGCTACGTGCCAATCGCCTGGGACGCTGCGTTCGAGCTGATCGCCGCGCATCTGAATAAGCTCGACAATCCGGACCGCGCCGCGTTCTACACGTCGGGACGTGCGAGCAACGAAGCCGCGTTCCTGTACCAGTTGTTCGTGCGCATGTACGGCACCAACAATTTTCCCGACTGCTCGAACATGTGCCACGAAGCGACGAGCCGCGGCTTGCCGCATACGGTCGGCATCGGCAAGGGAACCGTCACGCTCGACGACTTCGAACACGCCGACACGATCCTGCTGTTCGGCCAGAATCCGGCGACGAACCACCCGCGCATGCTCGGCGAACTGCGCGATTGCGCGAAGCGCGGCGCGACCATCGTCTCGATCAATCCGTTGAAGGAACGCGGGCTCGAACGCTTTGCGAGCCCGCAGCACACGCTCGACATGCTTTCGCCGAAAGGCGTGAAAATCAGTTCGGTGTTTATCCGCCCGAAAGTGGGCGGCGATTTCGCGTTGCTCAAGGGCGTTGCCAAGCGCGTGATCGAACTCGACGACGAAGCCCGCGCCAACGGTGGCGAGCGCGTGCTCGATGTCGAATTCATCGCGCAGCATACGATCGATTTCGACGCCTTCGCCGACGACCTGCGCGCCGAAAGCTGGGACGCGATCGTCGAAGAATCCGGCGTGCCGATCGACGACGTGCTCAAACTCGCCGACATCTACGCGCGAGGCCGCGCCGTGATCTCGACGTGGGGCATGGGTCTCACGCAGCACAAGAACTCCGTGCCGACCATCCAGTTGCTGTCGAACCTGATGATGATGCGCGGCAATATCGGCCGGCGCGGCGCGGGTCTGTGCCCGGTGCGCGGACACTCGAACGTGCAGGGCGACCGCACGGTGGGCATCGAGGAAAAGCCGACGCCCGAGTTTCTCGACCGTCTTGGCGCCGCGTACGATTTCGAGCCGCCGCGCGAGCACGGCTACGACGTCGTCGAAACCATTCACGCGATGCTCGAAGGCAAGGTGAAGGTGTTTATCGGGCTGGGCGGGAATTTTTCGATCGCGACGCCCGACACGCCGCGCACCTGGGACGCGATGCGCTCGTGCGATCTCACCGTGCATATCACGACGAAACTCAACCGCAGCCATCTCGTGCATGGCCGCGACGCGCTCATTCTGCCAACGCTCGGGCGCACCGAAATCGACATGCAGAACGGCATTTCGCAGGGCGTCTCCGTCGAGGATTCGATGAGCATGGTGCACATTTCGTACGGCATGAACAAGCCCGCCTCGCCGAACCTGCTTTCCGAAGTGGCGATCGTTGCGCGCATGGCGCAGGCGACGCTAGGTTCATCGAAAGTGGACTGGCTCGCGCACGCGAACGATTATTCGCTGATCCGCGACGGCATCGAGAAAGTGCTCGACGGCTTCGAGAACTACAACGAGCGGCTGAAGCATCCGGGCGGCTTTCATCTCGGCGTGGCGTCGCGCGATCGCGTATGGAAAACGCCGAGCGGCAAGGCGCGCTTCATCGTGCATGAAATCGCGCGCGACACGCCAATTCACCGCGCCCGCGCGCTTCACGGCGATCGCCTGATGACGCTCATGACGACGCGTTCGCACGATCAGTACAACACGACCATCTACGGTCTCGACGACCGTTATCGCGGCGTGTACGGACAGCGCCACGTGCTGTTCGCGAACCGCGAGGACATTGACATGCTCGGCTTCGAGCCGGGCGATGTGGTGGACATCACGAGCGTATGGGACGACGGCGTCGAGCGGCGCGTGAACGGCTTCACGCTGGTCGAATACGACATTCCGCGCGGCTGTCTCGGCGCGTATTACCCGGAGACCAATCCGCTCGTGCCGTTGTCGTCAGTGGCGGATGGCGCGGGAACGCCGACATCGAAGTCCATTCCCGTGCTGCTCACGTCCGCCGCTCAGGCCATTGCGGCGTAG
- the pdxR gene encoding MocR-like pyridoxine biosynthesis transcription factor PdxR, which yields MDIHITLHGRRDLNGQIYAQLRAGIIEGRLAAHARLPSTRDLAAQLGVSRKTTLDVFERLIAEGFLRTRAGDGTFVADGLARLPSARPEPASANARATGIWRKMPERLTMPMPPRHETLDCDFKGGVTDKTIFPYDAWRRCLNHALRTQARADGGMAGYRDPGGEQELRLGIARYLAYSRAVVCNWQDVLVTQGAQQALDLLARVVIQPGDVVAVEEPGYPPARALFAALGARIALVPVDGEGIVVKKLPRNTRLVYVTPSHQFPLGMPMSLDRRVELLEWAGKRGAVIVEDDYDGEFRFEGRPVESLKSLDRAGLVAYVGTFSKTLFPDLRLGYVVPPATLSEPLWTAKQVCDWHSCMLTQTALGAFMLDGEYAKHLRRMHKTYAERRAALLARLTGDLAPWFEPMPATAGIHLVARLDASLREEEVVAAARTVSVGIYGIRGFHAGPPAHQGVLLGYGGTSIDAIERGMTRLAALMPTLIR from the coding sequence TTGGATATCCACATCACCCTGCACGGCCGCCGCGATTTGAACGGCCAGATTTACGCTCAACTGCGCGCCGGTATCATCGAAGGACGGCTCGCCGCTCACGCGCGTTTGCCGTCCACGCGCGATCTCGCCGCGCAGCTCGGCGTGTCGCGCAAGACCACGCTCGATGTCTTCGAGCGGCTCATCGCGGAAGGCTTCCTGCGCACCCGCGCCGGCGACGGCACTTTCGTCGCGGACGGGCTCGCGCGGCTGCCGTCCGCGCGGCCCGAACCGGCATCGGCCAACGCCCGTGCAACCGGCATCTGGCGCAAGATGCCCGAGCGCCTGACCATGCCGATGCCGCCGCGCCATGAAACGCTCGACTGCGATTTCAAAGGCGGCGTGACCGACAAGACGATCTTTCCCTACGATGCGTGGCGCCGCTGCCTCAATCACGCGCTGCGCACGCAGGCGCGCGCGGACGGCGGCATGGCGGGCTATCGCGATCCGGGCGGCGAACAGGAACTGCGGCTCGGCATCGCGCGTTATCTCGCGTACAGCCGGGCCGTCGTGTGCAACTGGCAGGACGTGCTCGTGACGCAGGGCGCGCAGCAGGCGCTCGATCTGCTTGCGCGCGTCGTGATTCAGCCAGGCGATGTCGTCGCGGTCGAGGAGCCGGGCTATCCGCCCGCGCGGGCGCTGTTCGCGGCGCTCGGCGCGCGCATCGCACTGGTGCCGGTCGATGGCGAGGGCATCGTCGTGAAGAAGTTGCCGCGCAACACGCGGCTCGTCTACGTGACGCCTTCGCATCAGTTTCCGCTCGGCATGCCGATGAGCCTCGACCGGCGCGTCGAATTGCTCGAATGGGCGGGCAAGCGCGGCGCGGTGATTGTCGAGGACGACTACGACGGCGAGTTCCGCTTCGAAGGACGGCCGGTGGAGTCGCTCAAGAGCCTCGATCGCGCGGGACTCGTCGCGTATGTCGGCACGTTCTCGAAGACGCTCTTTCCCGATTTGCGGCTGGGTTACGTGGTGCCGCCCGCGACGCTGTCGGAGCCGCTCTGGACGGCCAAACAGGTCTGCGACTGGCACAGCTGCATGCTCACGCAGACGGCGCTCGGCGCCTTCATGCTCGACGGCGAATACGCGAAGCATCTCAGGCGCATGCACAAGACCTATGCCGAGCGCCGCGCGGCGTTGCTGGCGCGCCTGACCGGCGATCTCGCGCCGTGGTTCGAACCGATGCCCGCGACGGCCGGCATCCACCTGGTCGCGCGGCTCGATGCGTCGCTGCGTGAGGAAGAGGTCGTGGCGGCGGCGCGCACGGTGTCGGTCGGCATCTACGGCATTCGCGGCTTTCATGCGGGGCCGCCCGCGCATCAGGGCGTGTTGCTCGGCTATGGCGGCACGAGCATCGACGCCATCGAACGCGGCATGACGCGGCTCGCCGCGCTCATGCCGACGCTCATCCGCTAG
- a CDS encoding TAXI family TRAP transporter solute-binding subunit, protein MFITKHMRNAARGALALMAVAGLVGAQSAFAADALPYKITTGQERGTYIQIGQDLSKYVAEPAGIELEVLPSKGSAENVQRMRYEPGVKFALVQSDVYQAYMDMATSGNADAGKIIKPLRLIMPLYDEEIYFVTRADSPMKYIHEIKGKNISVGPIGSGTAQSAETLYRLMFGEPIAETNEQHLNNEDSLARLIVGKIDVAVIVAGQPAKLFQDMNPELLKQIKLLRLDASAQETARAKQTYFPATIRTSSYPNWIQEDTPTLTVKAFLVTYDYGLRGTVGALSKFADSLCANFDTLQANGHPKWKQVHLELPPLTRGWKYYPPMEKHLRACIAQRTAAAEQSQNPTRQVSARQQEAAAQKVKKASCTAQEKLLLLCDQ, encoded by the coding sequence ATGTTCATCACGAAACACATGCGCAATGCCGCACGGGGCGCGCTGGCACTCATGGCCGTCGCCGGGCTCGTCGGCGCGCAATCGGCCTTCGCCGCCGATGCGCTTCCCTACAAGATCACCACGGGCCAGGAGCGCGGCACGTATATCCAGATCGGTCAGGATCTGTCGAAGTACGTGGCCGAGCCGGCGGGCATCGAGCTGGAAGTGCTGCCGTCGAAAGGGTCGGCCGAAAACGTGCAGCGCATGCGCTACGAACCCGGCGTGAAGTTCGCGCTGGTGCAGTCGGACGTGTATCAGGCGTACATGGACATGGCGACCTCGGGCAACGCGGACGCCGGCAAGATCATCAAGCCGCTGCGCCTCATCATGCCGCTCTACGACGAGGAGATTTATTTCGTCACGCGCGCGGATTCGCCGATGAAGTACATCCACGAGATCAAGGGCAAGAACATCAGCGTCGGGCCGATCGGCAGCGGCACGGCGCAATCGGCGGAAACGCTGTACCGGCTGATGTTCGGCGAGCCGATCGCCGAGACGAACGAGCAGCATCTCAACAACGAAGATTCGCTCGCGCGGCTGATCGTCGGGAAGATCGATGTCGCGGTGATCGTTGCGGGGCAGCCGGCCAAGCTGTTTCAGGACATGAATCCGGAGTTGCTCAAGCAGATCAAGCTGCTGCGTCTCGACGCCAGCGCGCAGGAAACCGCGCGCGCCAAGCAGACCTACTTCCCGGCGACGATCCGCACGTCGAGCTATCCGAACTGGATTCAGGAAGACACGCCGACGCTCACCGTGAAAGCCTTCCTCGTGACCTACGACTACGGACTGCGCGGCACGGTCGGCGCGCTGTCGAAGTTCGCCGATTCGCTCTGCGCAAACTTCGACACCTTGCAGGCCAACGGGCATCCGAAGTGGAAGCAGGTGCACCTCGAACTGCCGCCGCTCACGCGCGGCTGGAAATACTATCCGCCGATGGAAAAGCACTTGCGCGCATGCATCGCGCAACGCACGGCGGCCGCGGAGCAATCGCAGAATCCGACGCGGCAAGTGTCGGCGCGTCAGCAGGAAGCGGCCGCGCAGAAGGTGAAGAAGGCGAGCTGCACGGCGCAGGAAAAACTGCTGTTGCTGTGCGATCAGTAA